TTATCGCCTCCTACAGAAACTCGTGATTTATGAGCAGAATATCGCCAGGCGCTGGGTGAAGTTGTTTGAGACGAGCTGAGCTTCAGTGCCGACAAGTGAAAGCAACAGCTTGAGAGACAATCTCTTGATATGCGGCAAGTCTGTGCACACCTGGCGCACTGGCACACTGTCGTGACCGGGTGGCAACGGTTATGTGTACGTTACacgttttgctttttttggaaTCCCCGAACAGTATGAAGGAAGGGGGACTGTGTTGTGCCTACGAATTGAGCGGGAAGGTGAACTAATCAAGGAAACATATCACATGTATACAAGTAAGAAATTGGAAGCCGGAACCTTCTCTCGTGTACCTGAGTACCTGACAGCAACTACACCTACTCTGTTGAGGACAGCGTAACTATGTGACGAGGGAAAGTGTTTTAAGTTCATACATAAGTTTAATCTCTTGGTTGTACAGGTAGAACTCTCCTCGAATGTTGAATGCTGGTGTGTAGCCGCGATACAGAAAATGGTTCACCTGCGATATCCAAGTCGCAAAGACTTTCTTACCTGGGATGAACTTGGGTGCGTTCAAATTATCTGGttcaaaacaagtaaaataagaaataagtaaTGTAACAGTACAAAttcagaaggaaggaaaggataTTAATCATGATATTGtgcaaaactttatttatattctctTTTAACTTTCAAATGTTATAAACTTTTTCTCCAGGTGCCTAGCAAGGATGCTGGGGGTAAGACCAGTTTATATGTTTTATACTGATTTTTAAGCGCTTGCAtagcagagaaaaataattggAACATGAAATAGAAATGAATCTGACTTTCGTTATAAGCGGGGTTCATGTCATACTAAGTTAGCCCTGTAACCACAGCGGTAGACTAGGGGCACCTGGAAGTACCTGCACGAGGTGCTGTCAACATGTCAGACCATGTGTGAGTGCCATCTCCTTTCTTGCAGAATCAAAAGACGGGGCGGTGGGGTCATTTTGTGCCAGCTTAAGTGTTCCTGGTGTATACTAATAGCCTTGTCATTTTGTTGTGCTGACACCCGTACAGCCCGTGTTTGCCACGAGATAACATTTATGTAATGTATGTTGTCGTGTTTGTTCCTGCTGTAACTTTACTCTCAAAGTCAATCTGCGGGTGAGCAAAGAAGCGAAATTTCTTGTTAtctttctctcccctacccCTTTGTATTCCGGGTATCGCTATTGTCTATCGTCTAGAGTAAATTTTTCCCATTTGGTAGAATTTATAAAGCTTTTGGCTCAACTGAAATTCCCTCAATGATATAAAAAGCACGAATTAGTGACGATTGAAGCTTGCACCTATCTTGATGACATGCAGCAATAGAAAAGCTCAGTTTACCTCGGCAATAGTCGACGACTACATTTACTGAAATGCCGTTGTCAATCACATGGAGTCCCTTTCTGACAATCAAGACTATCGTTTtactctgggtttttttttttttttttcgttgcttTTTATCTAtccctctttcctttctcttcctaATCCCTGCCTCTTTGAATTTCACGGACCATGTCACTCACTCCTTAGTTTTTTATGCCAGCAGCTTTCATTTCACTTCACTACACTTTAATCAGATATTTACCAAGAAAAACAGATTGCATAGTTCACCAATAGTTCTAAAAGGGGTATGATTGTCCAATGGGGACAAAACCTTAACCTACATGTGTATACCCCTGTAATGGCACATTGCTGTCCACCCAATCCACTTTGTCAGCAAAGAGTATTGAAAAAAGACAATTAGTCTAGCTACCGATTTCCTTTTCATTGTGTTCAACGGTTCTTGTGAAGTGTGAATGCCCGCCATAGATAGCTACTCTCGATCCAGTGTTTACCTTGCCGACCCTGCTGAAATGGCGCTTACCTGCTTTGTGTCGCCCACAAAGGCCTCGACTGTTGACACTGATTTCAGGTAACAGGGCCAGCTTAGACCTCACCTCCTTGTGAAGCCCACAACCCAGTTAGGAACTTCTGTTCACCTAGTTAGGTGTACTAGCAGCTTTCTGCTTAATAATCCATTTACTAACATTGTCATATAATGAAACTAATTTATAATGTAACAAATGTATTCAGTTATTATATGGAAATGTATGTAATATAGGCTGTTTTGTTTGTACGTACCTCAGGAGAATTCCTGTATACTTGACTGTTTCTCTGGTTCCAGTTCCCACAAAACATTGTGAAGGAGAATGTACCGCCTGACCTGACAGTACAGAAAGATGGCATGAGTCTCTCTGTAAGTCATCCAGTCAGTCAAGATTTCTTTCATCGCTTTTCATCACCCAGTCTATACATTTGATGACTCATATCTCTGGCAACTAGATACCTATCTATTTTCCAGTCACTGAGTGTAAGCAAACTTAAATACATCTTTaaacataaacagaagaaaCTCGCACGATATAGGTAATTAGTATGATTCATTAGTATGACAGCTTTTATAACTGTCCACTAGTCTTTTTTTATCCTAggttatgtttgtctgtttagtCTGAAggtgtttatcatttttttaactcATTACCTTTTTAATTGGGATTGTCTACGTCATTTCTCGtttgtgacctttcacctcttgGCAGTACTTGTGGTCAACCTGTAAAATGGACCTTGTCTTCGCTCCTCGCTACCTGCCTGTTGAAGCAGTTAGTAATCTTTTCTCGTCATGTCGTGTGTGCAGCAGCTGGAGCGGATGATAGAGCTGAAACTCTTGCACCAGGCTCTCCATCGCAGCTTCAACATGCACACAGCAGACTGGAACCTTTGTGTCATTCGCAAGTCCATATCACTTCTACATCGCAAACTGTTTAGgtaggtaaataaataaatctttcgtAGCGCAGACGCAACACCTAAGCAAATATTTAACACTTTCGCAGCTAACGGTAAACAAGTTCCAGCTTTCTgtctccgttttttttttcttttgattatttgGGGTCAAGagagtttatttctttattttcctttttattaactCTGTACTTGTCGTTGACTGACTGAATGCGTTCAGATCCTGTGAGGTGTAAGGAAAACAGCCAAAAGTGCCGGTCTGGTTATGTCGactgttttgtgcttttgtgtgcaTCTTAAAATCATTTGATCTGACAGAATACTGTGTCGGGACATCTTGGATGAGGCATTTAGAGACAGGCAAGTCTGTTTCAGCATGTGCTAAGATGTAGCAGCCCTCACCCAACCATTCCTACTACAAAAGCTTTCAGAAACCCCAaccaccttttaaaaaaaaggaataagaatGAGTCTGTGAATAACAGAGAGGCTTAAGCAGAATATTACACAAATAATCTTAAATGTTGTTAGTGAATTAGGTCAACAAGTTCACCTTTGACCTGGCCTTACCTGACATACTCTGATGACGCTTTGTGTAGTTTCGAGGAACTACGCAACATCCGGTTGGCGTATGCCACGTACGAAGCCAGCGACATGAAGGGACTCCGACTGCATCCACGCACTCTCCTGAGAACACTTAAGGTCTGAGACCTCTTGGCACactatgtatatgtatgtataataattaaaagactCAACCTGGTATACGAAGTGTATACCTTCATCTACAAAGCTGAACTGGCTATCAAAACAGTGACGCTTATAGAAATGAAAGTGgaaatgaataaagacaaaGTTAAGCCGGAAAAAGACCATAAAGAACGAAAAAGCAGCAGAcggaaaataaaggaagagataaggaaagataaaagactcaagaaggaaaggaaagaatttAAAGTTCAGTTACACGGAGAAAGCTATTAAACAGCAAAAGAACAACAGTTTACTTAAGGGGAGAGAGCACACGATGAGACGAACTCTCTTTTCCAGATGTGTGACCGGGTCATCTCGCCCCTGAAGCTGATGCACCGCGTGAAGCACATGCGAGGCGGACTGGAGGAGGCAGGTCGCATCCAGCTCTACGAGTTCTTTGATCTCGTCCTCTGGTCAGTGCTGGACCTTTCTGAACAACTTCACTGACCTATTGATGATTTCATTGATCCGTCTTTCGATGGAAGACAATAGTTTGATTTCATTGTGGTGTTGCTGTCCTAGAGTATTATGAATACTAAGAGCATGATACTaatatatatactaatatacATGATAACTGTCCTAGAGGATTATGAATACTAAGAGCATGATACTAATACATGATAGATTAGAATGTCAGCTAACCATAAAATCGCTGTGTAAAATCACATTTTCCCGAACCGTTATAATATACAGTTTCCTTACTCTGAAATTCTCtgagttttgctttttgtttcttagtaTGATTGAGGTGGAATAGTATACAAATGAAACATAGATATACGCTCTCTCTTTATTACTTCTTTTTGAAATGCCTATACATTATTGCACAAACAAAGTGATTAAATAGAGAAATAAAGTAGATACTATAGACTACTAAATGCCTTTTCATTTAACATGTCTTGGTTGTCTTAGGTGTGATCGTGCAAAAGCGTTTCACAAAGCGAACGTTCATATTGAGACAACGGGACGAGAGAAGGGAACATTTCCTGTAAGTCGTGCATActaagtaattttcttttttaattgccaaagaaagaactagacaaagacagaaaagacggagaaggaaagaaagaagaaaacggaaaaaaaaggacatagACTAAAACGGAAgaatgaaaaacatattttttaaaaagcttcaaCAAGAATGGTAAGCAAGAAGCAATGTGGcgaaaataaatgaagagaagagagagtggAAGGAGCAAAGAACAGACCTTAGGAAATAAAGAGtgaagtttgtgtttattttcttttgtgcaaTAGGCCGATACTTGGAATAGTTAGGTGGTCGATGAAATATCATTAACAGTATGATTATCATAAAACCACACTTTACCTTTCTACAGCTTGAGGATTTTGAGAACCTGTTGTCTCATGAAGACGAGCGTCGGGCTCGCTTGCTGGACCATCAGTACCTGGCGGAAGAATGGGACTTCGGGCGAGAAAAACACGGCAGTAAACACATGTTCAAAGGAGAAGTGGTCTTCTCAGCAAACCGCATCAAACAGGTAGACTAGCATATGAGTGTTTGTCGAGATTATTAAGACAAAGATTGAAACTCGAAGCCCAAAAGCAAGACCAGCTCATTTACATCTCAGTTGCTACAAACGAAAAATATACGTTCACCTTTAGGATATACCCACAGATAAATTGGACACAATGCTTAACACCTTTATAGCAAACATTCCGTGGTGTTAGTACCCTTTGCACATCCACTTTGCCAGCCTTACTgtggaaagagaaacaaacataagcagacgacaggttaCTGCCTTTGTCTGGCTAACGATTTTGTAAACCatccacaaattttttttaaataatattaaaactaatgGATATTTTGCATATCATGCAATCAACTTTCCAGTAAGCTATCTCTCCTCAGAACGGGAATAACCTCTGCATTATAAGTGATTTAATTAAGTAATGATAATGTTCCTCAGTGCCTCTTTTATCGCTTGTGTTGGTCTATTTAGGATTCGTGATGAACTATTTAGATTGTTTggaaaattgtaaattatttcagCTTTATGAAAATCAGCTGTCAGATGTCCACTACGGGTTTTCAAGAAGGGAGGTAAACACATCGAGACATGGCGCTGGTTGGTGTACGTGTGATGTAGGAGCTGTATGGAATGTGCTAGAATTAGTAGATGCCGAGACTAGCGAGtaagaaagaaaggggaaaaccTGTTTATACATTTAAGCTAACCATGACTAACTTCTAAACTGcagcagaaaatatttgtgttactTATACTATTTATCACATGTGTAAAGTTCTtgaaaatgacttttttaaatatatataataaagaaaatcataatTTAAAACCTCAACAAAAATAGTGTCATTGAAATTTGTGCGACTACAAATTTgctaatattaaaatttaatagtGTTACTTTAACGGAGATTACCAAAATGTCGGGACTGTAATCAAGACCAGTCAAGACTTTCTCTAGCTGACAGATGTCATTAATCCCAAAGCATGAAGATGGCTAGATGTGTATTAGAGCATATGTAGGCTACTGGACTTCAGTCAGGAGTTGGTGTGAGCGTGTCTGTCCGTGTTCACGCAAAATGTTGCTTTGTCTGTGCAATGTGTAGTATTCCAATCTGGCTAGTGCCTGGTTTTGCAGATCCGTATAGTGTGATGAggtacactgaagatggtgaggatttttttaaataaaagagatTGTTATACACGCCACTCTTTCAGACGATGCTGAGTTCGGACAGTTATTTATAAACTCAGGGTAACTTTTCACCACCAGGTACGAGGACATTTTTGATAAAAAGGTTTTTCTTACGTCCAAGAATGCGACTACCTACTTTCTTCAGCAGCTCCACTTTAGTAAAATTTTTTGCTCAaggaaaattattattcatgcTTATTCACTTTAATGTGTAttcatttaataattaatatctCAGTCTTCGACCACTATAAATTCCATACAGATGAATTTCTGAGGGACTTAGACTGAAccttgtgaaaatgtttatgaataGATGCGAATCTTTGACATCGATgtacaaaaatactttgaaagtaCCTGCACacaatgataatattttatttactcaagTTATCAAGTCATCTTGTTTAGTGCTGGGCCTTTATATAGATGTTTTGCATCAGTTTTATTACGTGTGATATTGGTACGCACGctgcaatgtttgtttacttcactAAGATATACAGCAGCTTTACTCACAGACGCGTGTCCGGCTTATTTCAGACGCAGGACCAAAAGCGGAAGTACcgtcatttaaaaacagaaatcaacCAATCGCAAAGACGTGTGTACAGAGCGCATGCTGGTTCCATTCGAGATCGACCAATCAGCGCCCCGAATCTGTCGACGTACAGAACACCACGCACTGCGCAGGCCTCGCGCGCAGCCACAGCCACAGCTGTGTACAGGTCTGTTCAGAGACGCCTGCACTCCGCCCCGTTTACAGGTGAGTGGCTGCTGATTTGTCATTTGTAGTTCAGTGTGAACATTTATACAGACAGTAGGAAAGTGAGCACGAGGTAGTGTTCATGTTCAGACACGAAAGGGGACATTATTAATTATGGCGGATGGCTGAAAGTTTTAACTAGCATGCATCTAATTAAGACTGAGAGAAGCTCGGTGTACTGTCACTGATTTCTGTGTAGCAACAGTCCTCCATTCATTTCTTCCAGGCATACCTACAAGTATTGTAGTATTTTTACCATGAATTCttaatgaaattaataaaatgaatagGTAAGATGTATTTTCGGCCAGCTATTACTTGTGACCTCGAGCAATCTCAATGTTCTCATTCAAAGTGTGTGTCCTCATGGTTTGTGTATGGATCTGTAGAACTCTTAATGAGTGTCACTACAAAATGTGGTTACCTAGTCTTGGTCTGGCATGTCTCTCAGTTTCCGCGCAGACGCAAAGGTCGGGGCACCCCACCGTTTCACAGTACGTGCGGGTGGACACGCCTCACGTGGTGACCCCGGCGGAGATCGACGAGGTGCAACTTAAGGTCGGCAACCTGCACTTCGACATCTTGACTCTGGTTGGTATGGCCAGCATCAAATAATTATGACTTTTTAACGTGGTCAATGTGAATACTATGCATTCAGTAAAATATGTATAATCTTTTTGAAGTCCGGGATTTCTTGTTCAATTTTTAAggaattgtatttattttttataagcagtcaaataaataatatatcttGGGTGAGATGGGGTGATCCGTAAGGGTAGGTGGGTCAAGAGAGTTTAAGTAAACCAGTGTTATCACTGACCAATCTCTTACTTGTGATGTTTGAAcaataaaggatttttttttatcttaggAGAGCCGTTGTCAAGTTAATATGGAAGAGGAGATGGACTTTTATATCCCACATTATAAACAACGCCTTCTTAGCAAAGACTCAGCAGGTGAGTACCGTAGACTTCCCTGTAGACTTTTGTTTGTCAATCAGtggaaattaaaatgtttgtcccACGACTCTCCATCGGGCTTATTATCTGAAAAGTATACACAACTAAAATACTCCACTGTATGTGTTAATGTATGGATGTGGTTGATAATATTTGATCTGCATGGTGTATCTGAAGTTGTTTGAATAAAGATAAtaagatgctgctgctgaacaAATTAAACAAGAGCAAATATTGTGACTAGTGAAGCAATGCAATactgtcaagaaaaagtacagtaaataaggaaaaaatgaCTTTGAATTTAGAAGCCGAGTTactgtattttctttccttagagatttacttacaaataaaagaataaaaaaacacatactGACCTAGGCTGTGCACCCGGGTACACCAGAGCCCCCTGCCCCACCCTTCTATCGTCAGGCCTGAGGCAATGTTTCTTAATTTAGTGTGCGGAGAAATTTTAGATCgactgagaaaagaaaattaaagatcCATCCAAGTCTGTGAGTCTCTTCAGATACAAGACAAACAAGTCCAGGTGGTCAGCTGCCTGTTATTCTCTTCATGCTGACTGTTATAATTTTTACAGTCCCAGTGTCATGCGAGGCGGAGCCTGTGAAGACCTCAGATGCATCACCTGACGAAAGGTCAGCCATAATCTCGTGTTAGTAGACATCACCAGCCCGTTCTTTGTCCAGTGATTTCTTAAAGCTGTCtcccattctttcttttctcgcTTGTCAGTTGTATGGGGTTCATTCCAGTGACTAACGTGTGAACATTGAACATAACGACCCCGGGGACAATGTCTCGCGTTTGACCAAAAATTCCAGGAACCTTCTAATTGTCTGGCTGATAGATTGGGGGTGTTGAAGTACTAATCTTGGATAAGGGTTATTCACATTAATGTTGTTTCTATCCCCGATGTTTTGAAGGCTTGGTGGCTGGAAAGGAGGCGATGTGGCAGGATGTCAGAGGTCAACTATTCCGACATTTGGTCGATCACCTGTTGGACAGCTGACGGCACGGCCAGACGCAGCAGCTACTGCAAGACAAAACAATGTGTCCAACAACATGACCACAGCACCAGGCAGGTCACTCAGACCATCCTCGACCTCGTCCACAGAAAGGCGAGACACAGAAAGACGACTTGCATGTATACGAAACTTGGCCGTTACAAATCATCTACCTCGTGCTAGCTCATGCAAAGTTCAAACCGTCAGTAAGACAAATGCTGACGACGGGAGCAAAGACTTCTCAAGGAACAAGTATGAATCTGTCAAGACCTTAGCTCTTTTCTCAGCCCGTTCATCACCTAGCACTTGTTTACACGAAAATGCGCTAAGTCTTAGTCATGAAAATCGTGTAAATAAACTTCCGcatggaaacacaaaaattaaagcgGACAATTGAGGAAAATCAAAACATTCTTTAGATATAAGCTGTGTgttaaaacagaacaaacatttcagaaa
This is a stretch of genomic DNA from Pomacea canaliculata isolate SZHN2017 linkage group LG3, ASM307304v1, whole genome shotgun sequence. It encodes these proteins:
- the LOC112560610 gene encoding uncharacterized protein LOC112560610 isoform X1, which produces MRQVCAHLAHWHTVVTGWQRLCVELSSNVECWCVAAIQKMVHLRYPSRKDFLTWDELGCLARMLGFPQNIVKENVPPDLTVQKDGMSLSQLERMIELKLLHQALHRSFNMHTADWNLCVIRKSISLLHRKLFSFEELRNIRLAYATYEASDMKGLRLHPRTLLRTLKMCDRVISPLKLMHRVKHMRGGLEEAGRIQLYEFFDLVLWCDRAKAFHKANVHIETTGREKGTFPLEDFENLLSHEDERRARLLDHQYLAEEWDFGREKHGSKHMFKGEVVFSANRIKQTQDQKRKYRHLKTEINQSQRRVYRAHAGSIRDRPISAPNLSTYRTPRTAQASRAATATAVYRSVQRRLHSAPFTVSAQTQRSGHPTVSQYVRVDTPHVVTPAEIDEVQLKVGNLHFDILTLESRCQVNMEEEMDFYIPHYKQRLLSKDSAVPVSCEAEPVKTSDASPDERLGGWKGGDVAGCQRSTIPTFGRSPVGQLTARPDAAATARQNNVSNNMTTAPGRSLRPSSTSSTERRDTERRLACIRNLAVTNHLPRASSCKVQTVSKTNADDGSKDFSRNKYESVKTLALFSARSSPSTCLHENALSLSHENRVNKLPHGNTKIKADN
- the LOC112560610 gene encoding uncharacterized protein LOC112560610 isoform X2, which encodes MVHLRYPSRKDFLTWDELGCLARMLGFPQNIVKENVPPDLTVQKDGMSLSQLERMIELKLLHQALHRSFNMHTADWNLCVIRKSISLLHRKLFSFEELRNIRLAYATYEASDMKGLRLHPRTLLRTLKMCDRVISPLKLMHRVKHMRGGLEEAGRIQLYEFFDLVLWCDRAKAFHKANVHIETTGREKGTFPLEDFENLLSHEDERRARLLDHQYLAEEWDFGREKHGSKHMFKGEVVFSANRIKQTQDQKRKYRHLKTEINQSQRRVYRAHAGSIRDRPISAPNLSTYRTPRTAQASRAATATAVYRSVQRRLHSAPFTVSAQTQRSGHPTVSQYVRVDTPHVVTPAEIDEVQLKVGNLHFDILTLESRCQVNMEEEMDFYIPHYKQRLLSKDSAVPVSCEAEPVKTSDASPDERLGGWKGGDVAGCQRSTIPTFGRSPVGQLTARPDAAATARQNNVSNNMTTAPGRSLRPSSTSSTERRDTERRLACIRNLAVTNHLPRASSCKVQTVSKTNADDGSKDFSRNKYESVKTLALFSARSSPSTCLHENALSLSHENRVNKLPHGNTKIKADN